One genomic segment of Flavobacteriaceae bacterium includes these proteins:
- a CDS encoding response regulator: MLEDMPVITVFVTAYDQFAIKAIKANAFDYLLKPISIKELKQVETKLNKAIHLKKNEEVQKDENQKKIVFAINNSYIIENLDNIIYLHSESSYIYL, translated from the coding sequence ATGCTGGAAGATATGCCTGTGATTACAGTATTTGTAACCGCTTATGACCAATTTGCTATTAAAGCTATCAAGGCCAATGCTTTTGATTATCTGTTAAAACCCATATCCATCAAGGAATTAAAGCAGGTTGAAACAAAATTGAATAAAGCGATTCATTTGAAAAAAAATGAGGAGGTACAAAAGGATGAAAATCAAAAAAAAATAGTTTTTGCCATCAACAATAGTTATATCATTGAAAATCTTGATAATATTATCTATTTACATTCGGAAAGTAGTTATATATATCTATAG
- a CDS encoding hydroxyacid dehydrogenase produces the protein MKILHLDSNHPLLIHQLSELGFTNDEDYTSSKEDIEKKAHLYEGIIIRSRFLIDAHFLDRATRLMFIGRVGAGLENIDFTYAKAKGIHIMAAPEGNRNAVGEHTLAMLLSLFNKIAVADKEVRSGFWLREKNRGTELDGKTIGLIGYGNMGKSFAKKLRGFDVDVICYDIKNDAGDENCRQVSLPELRENTDILSIHTPQTSFTTHMINSAFINGFKKPFWLINTARGKTVVTKDLVNGLQSGKILGAGLDVLEYEKASFEQLFSNHPMPDDFKFLIAADNVLLTPHIAGWSFESKEKLAQTIVDKIKEKFC, from the coding sequence TTGAAAATTCTTCATTTAGATAGCAACCACCCGTTATTAATTCATCAATTATCCGAATTGGGTTTTACAAACGATGAAGATTATACCTCTTCAAAAGAGGACATAGAAAAAAAAGCTCACCTGTATGAAGGAATTATTATCAGGAGCCGGTTTCTTATTGATGCTCATTTTTTAGACCGTGCAACTCGCCTTATGTTTATCGGGAGGGTGGGTGCCGGATTGGAAAATATCGATTTTACATATGCAAAAGCCAAAGGAATACATATCATGGCAGCTCCTGAAGGAAATAGAAACGCTGTTGGAGAACACACTCTGGCAATGTTACTTTCTTTGTTCAATAAAATAGCGGTTGCAGATAAAGAAGTTCGTAGCGGATTTTGGCTGAGAGAGAAAAACAGAGGAACAGAATTAGACGGGAAAACCATTGGTTTAATAGGTTATGGTAATATGGGAAAGTCTTTTGCTAAAAAACTGAGAGGTTTTGATGTTGATGTTATTTGTTACGATATTAAAAACGATGCAGGAGATGAAAATTGCAGGCAGGTTTCTTTACCGGAACTCCGGGAAAATACAGATATATTAAGTATACATACGCCCCAAACATCATTCACTACTCATATGATCAATAGTGCATTTATCAATGGTTTTAAAAAGCCCTTTTGGCTGATAAACACTGCCAGAGGAAAAACGGTTGTTACAAAAGATCTGGTAAATGGTTTACAGTCCGGGAAAATTTTAGGTGCCGGTTTAGATGTTTTAGAATATGAAAAAGCATCTTTCGAACAGTTGTTTTCAAATCATCCAATGCCAGATGATTTTAAATTTCTCATCGCTGCTGACAATGTATTATTAACACCCCATATTGCAGGTTGGAGTTTTGAAAGCAAAGAAAAATTAGCTCAAACCATTGTAGACAAAATAAAAGAAAAATTTTGTTAA
- a CDS encoding VOC family protein: MKRVTGIGGLFFKTDNPEKTKDWYRKHLGFHTDDWGCTFQWKDTEGNSCTTQWSPFAKDTTYFEPSKKDFMFNYRVENLVELLDQLKKEGVTIVGDIEEYEYGKFGWILDGDGNKIELWEPKDALFL; encoded by the coding sequence ATGAAACGAGTTACGGGAATTGGAGGGTTATTTTTTAAAACAGACAACCCTGAAAAAACAAAAGATTGGTACCGGAAACATTTGGGTTTTCATACCGATGACTGGGGCTGTACCTTTCAGTGGAAAGATACCGAAGGAAACTCATGCACTACCCAATGGAGCCCTTTTGCAAAAGACACTACTTATTTTGAGCCTTCCAAAAAGGATTTTATGTTCAATTATCGGGTTGAAAATTTGGTTGAACTGCTGGATCAACTCAAAAAAGAAGGTGTTACCATTGTAGGCGACATAGAAGAGTACGAGTACGGCAAATTTGGTTGGATATTGGACGGCGATGGAAACAAAATTGAGTTGTGGGAGCCAAAAGATGCTCTTTTTTTATAG
- a CDS encoding methyltransferase — MNFLPQKIDDYIVEHSEQEPEILRALSKETWQKVLNPRMLNGGYQGRVLSIISKLVHPKQVLEIGTFTGYSALCLAEGLQKGGTLHTIDKNEELEPLQQKYFSKSKFCDQIQQYIGDAIDIIPVIDEKFDLVFIDADKSNYPHYFNLIINKMNSRGIILSDNVLWSGKVVAPIHPKDKDTEALHYYNKLLSEDPRLETVILPIRDGLTISRVK; from the coding sequence ATGAATTTCTTACCGCAGAAAATTGATGATTATATTGTAGAACACTCCGAACAGGAACCGGAAATTTTAAGAGCGTTGTCTAAAGAAACCTGGCAAAAGGTGCTGAATCCCAGAATGTTAAACGGAGGTTATCAAGGAAGAGTTTTATCTATAATCTCTAAATTGGTACATCCGAAACAGGTTTTGGAAATTGGCACTTTTACAGGCTATTCCGCGCTATGCCTGGCAGAAGGCCTTCAAAAGGGAGGAACATTACATACTATTGACAAAAATGAAGAGTTGGAACCCTTACAGCAAAAGTATTTTTCCAAATCAAAATTCTGTGATCAAATACAACAATACATAGGAGATGCAATTGACATTATTCCTGTCATAGATGAAAAATTCGACTTGGTTTTTATTGATGCTGATAAGTCGAATTACCCGCATTATTTTAATTTAATTATCAATAAAATGAACAGTAGAGGTATCATCTTATCTGATAACGTTTTATGGAGCGGAAAAGTGGTGGCGCCTATACACCCAAAAGACAAAGATACGGAAGCACTACATTACTATAACAAATTACTAAGTGAAGATCCTAGGTTGGAGACCGTCATTTTACCCATAAGAGACGGCCTGACCATCAGCAGGGTAAAATAA
- a CDS encoding nuclear transport factor 2 family protein, whose translation MKKTKLLLFLSMFTIAINAQHQNREKLAIKKVIATFFEGLHKGDSSLIKSTMHATIKIQTTATNRKSEKRLKTEGKQQFLMTVANKNPEDTYLEKLLSYTIKIDGNLASVWTPYEFYLNGKFSHCGANSFQLFDNNGKWEIIYLVDMRKRQRCDALKNKLYLGFIFQ comes from the coding sequence ATGAAAAAAACAAAACTCTTGTTATTTCTATCAATGTTTACGATAGCTATAAATGCTCAGCACCAAAACCGGGAAAAGCTGGCAATAAAAAAGGTCATAGCCACTTTTTTTGAAGGGCTACACAAAGGCGATTCCAGCCTGATAAAGTCTACGATGCATGCTACTATAAAAATCCAAACAACGGCAACAAACAGAAAGAGCGAAAAAAGGCTAAAAACCGAGGGCAAACAACAGTTTTTAATGACTGTTGCTAATAAAAACCCGGAAGATACTTATTTGGAGAAATTGCTGTCTTATACTATTAAAATTGACGGGAATTTAGCCTCTGTCTGGACTCCCTATGAATTTTATTTAAACGGAAAATTCTCTCATTGCGGGGCAAACTCTTTCCAACTATTTGATAATAATGGGAAATGGGAAATTATTTATTTAGTGGACATGAGGAAAAGACAAAGATGTGATGCTTTAAAAAATAAACTATATTTGGGTTTTATTTTTCAATGA
- a CDS encoding NINE protein — translation MDIVDDKGNKIPPQASKKIVAGVLGIFLGELGIHKFILGYTKEGLIQIALTIVTCGIGGLVGFIEGIIYLTKSDEEFIQQYQVNKRGWF, via the coding sequence ATGGATATAGTGGATGACAAAGGAAATAAAATTCCACCGCAAGCAAGCAAAAAAATCGTAGCAGGAGTGTTGGGGATATTTCTGGGAGAACTGGGGATTCACAAATTTATATTGGGATACACTAAAGAAGGTCTGATTCAAATAGCTCTGACCATTGTTACTTGTGGAATAGGAGGCCTGGTTGGTTTTATAGAAGGGATTATCTACCTGACAAAATCCGATGAAGAGTTTATACAACAATATCAGGTTAATAAAAGAGGTTGGTTCTAA
- a CDS encoding sigma-70 family RNA polymerase sigma factor — protein sequence MTQELAKTILSPDKWVDNYADYLFNYATVRINNPDLAKDLVQDTFFAGLKSAKNFQGKSTERTWLISILKRKIIDYYRKINSKKGQTEIKGSFYDNGENEGNWIEERVPQSWGNDAEKSIESEELQKVIDYCISKLPEKYAMVFKLKTIQEFETEEICKELDITPSNLWVIIHRARTQLRDCIENNWFKK from the coding sequence ATGACTCAAGAGTTAGCAAAAACTATCTTATCTCCCGATAAATGGGTAGATAATTATGCCGATTACCTTTTTAATTATGCTACAGTGCGTATTAATAACCCTGATTTGGCAAAAGATTTGGTACAGGATACTTTTTTTGCAGGCTTAAAATCAGCAAAAAACTTTCAGGGAAAATCTACTGAGCGTACTTGGCTTATCTCTATTTTGAAAAGAAAAATAATAGATTACTATAGAAAGATAAATTCTAAAAAAGGCCAAACAGAAATTAAAGGAAGTTTTTATGATAACGGAGAAAATGAAGGAAATTGGATTGAAGAAAGGGTTCCACAATCGTGGGGAAATGATGCTGAAAAATCAATTGAATCGGAAGAATTACAGAAAGTAATAGACTATTGCATAAGCAAATTGCCGGAAAAATACGCTATGGTTTTTAAGTTAAAAACTATTCAGGAATTTGAAACCGAAGAAATTTGTAAAGAGTTAGATATTACACCGTCTAACCTGTGGGTTATTATTCACAGAGCAAGAACACAGCTAAGAGACTGTATTGAAAATAACTGGTTTAAAAAGTAA
- the mutS gene encoding DNA mismatch repair protein MutS, protein MKQYNTIKAKYPDAMLLFRVGDFYETFGEDAKKAATVLGIILTKRGSGSESETALAGFPHHSLNTYLPKLVKAGMRVAICDQLENPKMTKKIVKRGVTELVTPGVSLNDEVLQSKTNNFLAAIHYGKKILGASFLEVSTGEFLVAQGATEYIDKLLQNFNPSEVLVQKQYKQAYLEFFQDRYHSFYLDDWVFQKDFGYEHVTTHFKVKTLKGFGVDDLEEGIIAAGAALHYLSETQHNRVAHIQTISRIAEDRYVWLDRFTVKNLELYHPNAENAVTLLAIIDQTISPMGGRLLKRWLALPLKNVKQIQHRHESVQHFIADDKAREVISYQLKQMSDLERLVSKTATGKVSPREVILLKDSLKAILPIKAALENSKHPVIKKIEKQLHSCHALITKINTTLFDDAPVNILKGKAIATGVSEELDELRAISLSSKEHLDDMLAKESEKTGIPSLKIAFNNVFGYYIEVRNTHKNKVPATWTRKQTLVNAERYITEELKEYETKILGAEDKIQILEQELFSKLIQYIIPFIREVQQNAQTIAKADCLLSFASLAVSNSYVRPIIDESTDIEIKNGRHPVIEKQLPVGEEYIANDIVLNRNQQQIIMITGPNMSGKSAILRQTALIVLLAQMGSYVPARNARIGIVDKIFTRVGASDNISLGESTFMVEMNETAAILNNISERSLILLDEIGRGTATYDGISIAWAITEYLHEHPSGAKTLFATHYHELNEMTATFERIKNYNVSVKELKDTIVFLRKLVRGGSDHSFGIHVAKLAGMPQRVIHRASKILKQLEKNHTKNETKEELKEIQHNDMQLSFFQLDDPILERLREDILTTNIDTLTPIEALMKLNEIKRMLVKK, encoded by the coding sequence ATGAAGCAGTACAATACCATCAAGGCAAAATATCCCGATGCGATGCTGCTGTTCAGAGTAGGCGATTTTTACGAAACTTTTGGAGAGGACGCCAAAAAAGCAGCTACTGTTCTGGGAATCATTCTAACCAAGCGGGGGTCAGGAAGTGAAAGCGAAACCGCCCTTGCCGGTTTTCCACATCATTCCTTAAATACATATTTGCCAAAACTGGTAAAAGCAGGAATGCGTGTGGCCATTTGCGATCAGTTAGAAAACCCTAAAATGACTAAAAAAATTGTGAAAAGAGGGGTTACGGAATTAGTAACTCCGGGTGTTTCTTTGAACGATGAGGTTTTGCAGTCTAAAACCAATAATTTTTTGGCGGCTATTCACTATGGAAAAAAAATATTGGGCGCTTCTTTTTTAGAGGTCTCTACAGGTGAATTTTTAGTTGCTCAGGGAGCTACCGAATACATAGATAAATTACTGCAAAACTTTAATCCAAGTGAGGTATTAGTTCAAAAACAATATAAGCAAGCCTATTTGGAATTCTTTCAAGATCGCTATCACTCTTTTTACTTAGATGATTGGGTTTTTCAAAAAGATTTTGGCTATGAACATGTAACGACTCATTTTAAGGTAAAAACCCTCAAAGGTTTTGGTGTTGACGACCTGGAAGAAGGAATCATTGCTGCCGGAGCTGCGCTGCATTATTTATCGGAGACACAACATAACAGAGTAGCACACATTCAAACCATTTCAAGAATTGCGGAAGACCGTTATGTTTGGTTGGATCGTTTTACTGTGAAGAATTTGGAATTATACCATCCGAATGCTGAAAATGCAGTTACCTTATTAGCCATTATAGACCAAACCATTTCTCCTATGGGAGGCAGGTTGCTAAAAAGATGGTTGGCATTGCCTTTGAAAAATGTAAAACAAATACAACACCGTCATGAATCAGTACAACATTTTATAGCAGATGACAAGGCCCGGGAAGTGATTTCTTATCAGTTAAAACAGATGAGCGATCTCGAACGTCTGGTCTCTAAAACTGCTACGGGGAAAGTGTCCCCCAGAGAGGTCATCTTACTCAAAGATTCTTTAAAAGCCATACTGCCCATAAAAGCGGCTCTTGAAAACAGTAAACATCCCGTTATAAAAAAAATAGAAAAGCAACTGCATAGCTGTCATGCTTTGATCACTAAAATAAACACCACTCTATTTGATGACGCTCCGGTGAATATTCTTAAAGGAAAAGCAATTGCTACGGGTGTTTCCGAAGAATTGGATGAATTAAGGGCGATATCTCTATCATCCAAAGAACACTTAGATGACATGTTGGCAAAGGAATCTGAAAAGACCGGTATTCCCAGTTTAAAGATTGCTTTTAACAATGTTTTCGGTTATTATATTGAAGTTAGAAACACACATAAAAACAAGGTTCCTGCTACGTGGACTCGTAAGCAAACCCTGGTAAATGCGGAACGTTATATCACTGAAGAACTCAAGGAATATGAAACGAAAATACTGGGAGCAGAAGATAAAATTCAAATTTTAGAGCAAGAACTGTTTTCCAAACTCATTCAATACATTATTCCTTTTATCAGGGAAGTGCAACAAAATGCACAGACGATTGCAAAAGCGGATTGCCTGTTATCCTTTGCTTCTTTGGCAGTTAGCAACAGTTATGTCCGGCCGATTATTGATGAAAGTACGGATATTGAAATTAAAAACGGGCGTCATCCGGTGATTGAAAAACAACTGCCTGTTGGAGAGGAGTATATTGCTAATGATATTGTTCTGAACAGAAATCAGCAACAGATTATCATGATCACCGGGCCTAACATGTCCGGTAAATCTGCTATTCTGCGGCAAACGGCACTGATCGTATTATTGGCACAAATGGGAAGTTATGTCCCTGCCCGGAATGCACGTATCGGGATTGTAGATAAAATTTTTACACGTGTAGGCGCAAGTGATAATATCTCTTTAGGAGAGTCTACTTTTATGGTAGAAATGAATGAAACAGCCGCTATTTTGAATAATATTTCCGAAAGAAGTTTAATCCTGTTAGATGAAATCGGGCGTGGTACTGCTACTTATGACGGGATCTCCATCGCCTGGGCCATTACAGAGTACTTGCATGAACACCCCTCCGGAGCAAAAACGTTGTTTGCGACGCATTACCATGAATTAAACGAAATGACAGCCACTTTTGAACGCATAAAAAATTACAATGTCTCCGTTAAAGAACTAAAGGACACCATTGTTTTCCTGCGCAAATTGGTACGAGGCGGCAGCGATCATAGTTTTGGTATTCATGTGGCAAAACTGGCAGGAATGCCTCAAAGAGTCATACATCGGGCTTCAAAAATTTTAAAACAACTTGAAAAAAATCACACAAAAAATGAAACCAAAGAAGAGCTAAAAGAAATACAACATAATGATATGCAATTGAGCTTTTTTCAATTAGATGATCCTATACTGGAACGCCTCAGGGAAGATATATTAACAACCAATATAGATACGCTTACACCCATTGAAGCGTTGATGAAATTGAATGAAATTAAACGGATGCTTGTAAAAAAATAA
- a CDS encoding DUF1801 domain-containing protein, translating to MRYEATSPEAYINQLPEDRVEPIKKLRQTILKNLPKGMEEQMSYGMLGFVIPHSVYPEGYHCDPKTPLPFMNLASQKNFIAVYHMGIYAKKELLDWFTTAYKKHCKYKLDMGKSCIRFKKMNDIPYDLIGELTAKMSTEEWIQIYEDQIKRV from the coding sequence ATGAGATACGAAGCAACATCACCGGAAGCCTATATAAATCAACTCCCGGAAGATCGGGTTGAACCGATTAAAAAATTACGTCAAACCATTTTGAAAAACCTTCCCAAAGGAATGGAAGAGCAGATGAGTTATGGCATGTTGGGATTTGTTATTCCACATAGTGTATATCCTGAAGGGTATCACTGCGATCCTAAAACACCTTTGCCATTTATGAATCTGGCCTCTCAAAAGAATTTTATTGCGGTCTATCATATGGGAATATACGCAAAAAAAGAACTGTTAGACTGGTTTACGACAGCATATAAAAAACACTGCAAGTATAAACTGGACATGGGAAAAAGCTGTATCCGATTCAAAAAAATGAACGATATTCCTTATGATTTAATCGGGGAGCTAACAGCAAAAATGAGTACGGAAGAGTGGATACAAATTTATGAAGATCAAATCAAAAGAGTTTGA
- the panB gene encoding 3-methyl-2-oxobutanoate hydroxymethyltransferase, which produces MSVAKKQYKRITVKSLIEMKANKEKIAMLTAYDFTMARIIDQAGIDVVLVGDSASNVMAGHETTLPITLNEMIYHASSVVRAVERSLVVVDLPFGTYQGNSKNALESAIRIMKESGAHAVKLEGGSEISDSVSRILTAGIPLMGHLGLTPQSIYKFGAYTVRAKKEKEAKKLLEDAKLLEKLGCFALVLEKVPYKLATQVAQIISIPVIGIGAGRGVDGQILVTHDMLGMTHEFNPRFLRRYLDLYTDMTTAFQQYVTDVKSKDFPNDKEQY; this is translated from the coding sequence ATGTCTGTAGCAAAAAAGCAATACAAAAGGATTACGGTAAAATCTTTAATAGAAATGAAAGCCAATAAGGAAAAAATTGCTATGCTGACGGCATACGATTTTACCATGGCCAGAATTATAGATCAGGCAGGTATTGATGTTGTTTTAGTTGGAGATTCTGCCTCCAACGTAATGGCAGGTCATGAAACTACTTTGCCTATTACCTTAAATGAAATGATCTATCATGCCAGCTCTGTTGTCAGAGCAGTAGAAAGGAGTTTGGTGGTGGTAGACCTTCCTTTTGGAACGTATCAGGGAAACTCAAAAAACGCATTGGAATCTGCTATTAGAATTATGAAAGAATCCGGTGCGCATGCTGTAAAATTAGAAGGGGGAAGTGAGATTTCCGATTCTGTTTCCAGGATTTTAACTGCAGGAATCCCCTTAATGGGGCACTTGGGTTTAACCCCTCAGTCTATCTATAAGTTTGGAGCGTATACTGTAAGAGCTAAAAAAGAAAAAGAAGCAAAAAAGCTATTGGAAGATGCAAAATTGCTGGAAAAATTAGGTTGTTTCGCACTGGTATTGGAAAAGGTCCCATACAAATTAGCAACTCAGGTAGCACAAATCATTTCTATTCCTGTTATTGGCATTGGTGCCGGAAGAGGTGTTGACGGCCAGATATTGGTAACCCACGATATGTTGGGTATGACACATGAATTTAACCCCCGGTTTCTAAGGCGCTATTTAGATTTATATACGGATATGACTACTGCTTTTCAACAATATGTTACCGATGTAAAAAGTAAAGATTTTCCTAATGATAAAGAGCAATATTAA
- a CDS encoding response regulator produces the protein MKAKTVTQSAITAFLVDDEKKSLSNLENLIRQYCSTIIIIGTSQKPLAAIEQIKKLQPAVLFLDIQASSKRF, from the coding sequence TTGAAAGCAAAAACTGTGACTCAGTCTGCCATTACAGCATTTTTAGTCGATGACGAAAAAAAGAGTTTGAGCAACCTGGAGAACCTCATTCGACAATATTGCTCTACCATAATTATTATAGGGACTTCACAAAAGCCGTTAGCTGCCATAGAGCAGATTAAAAAGCTGCAGCCGGCGGTATTATTTTTAGACATACAAGCCTCGTCTAAACGGTTTTGA
- a CDS encoding twin-arginine translocase TatA/TatE family subunit produces the protein MFFLFISGQEIIVIAVLLIMLFGAKRIPEIARGLGQGMRQVKDATNDIKREINESVKKEGVDTNIAKEIREEINEVKKDINEVTGAVKRDL, from the coding sequence ATATTTTTCTTATTTATCAGTGGTCAGGAAATCATCGTTATTGCGGTACTCCTGATTATGCTGTTTGGTGCTAAAAGAATTCCTGAGATTGCAAGAGGTTTGGGACAAGGGATGCGTCAGGTAAAAGATGCTACAAACGATATCAAAAGAGAAATCAATGAAAGTGTAAAAAAAGAAGGTGTAGATACAAATATAGCCAAAGAGATTCGTGAAGAAATCAATGAAGTGAAAAAAGACATTAACGAGGTTACAGGGGCTGTTAAGAGAGATTTATAA